TGTGATGGTATTGCCCAGTGGACTGATTGAATCTTTGGAGGTAAATTGGAGACCTCATGCATTTTATGATATGACAATGAATAATAAATGATGTTTGATTTCTGGTTCCCATAGCCATTATActctcctacccccccccccccccaaaaaagcaggaACCCTATTTTGGCCTTATTTCTTGCCTATTGCTCACATACTCTCAACCCTTGAACAATCTATCCAGCCTTCCCTTCAGAGGTATCCGGCAGACAGCAGATTTGTAAAAGGATCAATTCTGCTGACAATTAATTTAACAGCAGTTTTGTAAGTGGGTATAACTGGATTTTCAGCAGATGCTATGCTTGGGTGTTTGGCAGTGCTTGACTTGGGGGCTATTAGTTGGCAAGTGTCAGATATCAGATTCACTTTTCCACCTAATATTAGCTCAGTCCTTTCTGGTCAGATACACAATTTCTGATATTACCAGGGGGTCAGCAGGTTTTCTAGAGCCCTCCTTTCTCTTTACCTAAGGAAGCTAGTGCTCTGCTTGAATTCTGCCATGACATAAACTAGCATAATAATTTTAAACAGATCCAGGGCGTTGAATTGATTTATTATGAACTGCGGAATGTGGAATAGATATCTCTGCAGGTGCCATCCCTGCATATTGTCTCTGTGACTGCAACAATACAAGCATGTAAATCTGGATTGCTCATCTTCAGCTTTGAAAGTTTCCCTGATTTTAGAAGTACACACTAAGCACTCCAATCTCTGCTTTTCATCCCTGGAGATCTTTGGATTGCAAAGAGCTTTTAATGCTGAGCGCTCTACTTACCTCCAGTTACCTTTTTCATCTAAGTAAATTCACAAGATTTCACACTTTTTctctatcattttaaaagtccagTTAGGTGAGATGGGTGGCATGTGACAACGATTgagcatctcaaaaaaaaaaagatgctgttTTCTAACATTGATCAATGCACTTAATTAGAATGAgaaaaaatcagtattttccCTAGAgccagtcagtctctctctctcttcctccctcctgcctagtTTCCtcctacagatttaaagaaacattaCAGATCTCATTATAATGAGAGCCTAATGTGAGCTTGGAAGCATAAAGTGCTCAGTACCCACCAAGAGATCCTCAGTGTCTGGCAGGACCAGCCCCTTCTATTAGCAATACAATTTGTTCAATATACAGCTCTTAGTAGATATTAGGCTGAAGCTTCATCATCACCACTAGTGCCACAATGGTATTTAATTTTTCACAAGAAATAAACAGCCTGCTTTAAatacttttaaatgctgttaatcATACTTGAAGTTCCTAATTACACATGATAATTTACTAATGTTTTAAACATAATGTATTTATGGAAGATAATTAATGTCTCTGCATGTAAGTAAATTTAATCTTATTAATATTATAAAGACAAATTAGAATGCCATATTTCTTCATTATTTAAACACATAACCTCAGAATGGAAATAACCCCTCAAGCAATTACAAACCAAATGTTTTCTAAATAGAAAACCATCATCATTGGTACACCGTCTTGCAGGGTTATTATCATGCTCTCTCATCCTGATTAAGTGTGACTATTAATCCTGAAAAGGCTAGTTGCTGATCCCTGTGTTTTGAGTAACCCTAGCTCACTGCCATTTTTTCTCCATTCCACTGtctgttttcccttttaaaaactaATGACAATGATGTTGATGATAGGACCAACCTGTTGCCACTTCACAGTCTTTGAGAGGACTTTCACCTCATTTCCTCATCTTACTTATCTATTTGTTTTTTGTCTCTCCCCGTGGGATATCAGCTGTAAAGTAGTGAAATGAATGGTGTCATTGTGCTATGATACAGTGTCATTAACATGTTTGACTGCAAATTCCCATGACTCTGCACCATTGTAGGCACTGGGACCATTGTGAAAACTGGGGCGACAACTTGTAGGATAACACATTGGCTGGAAGTTAACACAAGTCACTATCTTTATCTTCCTGTGTTTCACATGATCACTTGTAGCTTTTGTTCTGTGCCCGGAGGAAAGGAATTAGGAAATTTTAAAAGGGATATAAAACCTTATGCTTCAGGGGATAAACCAAACCTAACTGTGGAAGTTATGAAGAAATTTCCCCTATGGGCAAGTTATTCCGCTACTGTGCATTGTAGGGTTTCTTACTCTTCCTATAAAGTATCTGGTATTGACTCTTCTCAGAAACAGATTACTGTATTAAATGACTCTGGATTGGAAGAATGGAAAGGTGGCAGAGAGTCACCTGTGCCGTTCCTTTACCCTCAGAATTCACAAAATCAAAATTCTCTTTCCATGAGCATTTACCAACTTTTTTGGCCAAAAGTGCTAGAGTatatttgtggaaagcaaatatcaATAGAATGTAAGCCCGCTAAAAGCACATTCACCTAAATATGCATATTGTATTCATCGAATTGTAAATAAAATTGAGCCAATTCAACGATACCAATTTTATAAATAAAGTAGCAGTCTGATGCTGCACATTCTGCACCTCCAGTAGGACTTTATTAGTTTCTGGGATCAAGAATGTAGATACCCAACTTATTTCAGCACATGTGAACTTTCTAGGTCTTGGCATTGAGCCCAACAGACTTATCTACATCCAGTTAATCTCCCTTTGTCCATGTTGTTCTTCTAGTCTGCAAACTGGACCATGATCTAATTACAGTTTCAGGTTATTGTTCTCCTGCACAAAGTTCTTATTTCTCCTGCTGGAGAGCCTTCTCTTCCTAGATGGCCTTATTCCTCTCCATGAAGGACCTTGTTCCATTCTTGGAGAGCTTTGTTCTCCTCATCAAGGGCTTTCTTCTCCTCTTGAAGGGCCTTGTTCTCCTCATAGAGGGCCCTGTTCTCCTCACGAAGGGCAATTTTTTCCTCCTGGAGGGCTTTTCCCTGATTCTGAAGGGCCTTTTCCTCTTCCTGAAGGGCTATCTCATCCTTCTGGAGAGCCTTAATCTGCGCTTGGAAGGCCTTGTTCTCCTCCCATAGGGCCACAGTCTCTTCCTGAAGTGCTTTTTCCTCCATTTGGAAGGCTATTTCCTTTTCTTGGAGAGCCTTGATTTCTTCCCAAAGGGCTTTGTTCTGTTTTCGGAGGGCCTTTTCCTGCTTCTCAAGAACCTTTTCCTCttcaaaataatccattttcCTCTCCTGGAGGATCTTGTTGTCCTCAGAAAGGGCTTTGTTCTCTGCTCGAAGGGCTTGATTATCGTTGTGGAAGACCTTGTTCTCCACACGGAAAGCCTTGTTCTCTTCCCGGAgtacctgattctcctcttgaaGAAACTGGTTCTCCTTCCAGAGAGCTTGATTACGCTGCATCTGGTGGGAGGAAGGGTGCAGCAGAGAGAAACAGCTGCTCATGCCATCATTGAGTTCAAGCATTTTGTCACTTAGCTACACCCTCCAGAGGGTGGGCTGTAGTCTGAGCTTTGTTTAGCTTATTTTATCATCAGATTGAAAATGGAGGTGAAGTCTCAGTAAGCATCTCTGCAGAAGAAGGTCATGAAACACAGAATTAAACATGTAGCATTTAGTTATGGAGTCCAAAGCACAGTAATGGTAAACCTGATTTTCATACCTGACAAAGATGGTATATTCTCTTTCAGTAAACCTATCTGAGTAAAATTATTTTAGGAGactaaattaattaattatctgTTTATTGGGAGTGGGGGAGCTGCCACTGTTTGTATAGTTTTGAtaatttaggaccagattttgctctcagtgacaccagtgtaaatccagagtaattccactgaagtgacAGATTTACACAGATCTAGGTTTAATTTCTGAAATTTGAAGAAACTGACTTTGAATTAAGGTCATCTTTGTTTTTTTATGCACAAGTTCATATGGAATATGCCATATTCCAGTTTTTGAATGACATATAAACCTTTGTGTATTAGAACAACAATTAAACAATAATTAAGTGAATAAACTTCATGTCCTATTGCATAAATAAGTTCTGCATTGTGCCTTTAAAATACCATTGTTTGTAACTCACTAATAAATGGCATTGTCTTTAAGCAATGGCAACACAGAATTTCAAATGAATTAAGTTATTAACTTTCCTAATTAAAAAATATGAtgtctgattctgatttcactttagTTTTGAATTGGTATAAGTCTCCTGGGTTAAACACAGTCACTTTCAGTTCACTCCAGTGTATGTAAAATAAAACTCAGGCCACATTTTAAACACTAGTGATAAACATATAACACCAataacagtgcttaatttgtgccctGGCTTCCCAGAGCTGAGTCCCAGCACCTCTAttcttggcagttcatagccctggcacgtCTAGGCTTGCTGCAttagttatgaatgtaaaaaaaaaaaaaaaaaaaattgcttgagccccagcacctaattgcttgagctctGGCTCCTCcttcattataaattaagcactgaccAATAACACCTGATAATAGCAATGACAACAGTAAATTGAGTTACTCAAATATAAAGAATAATCATTTGAACTCATTAGATTAATTTCAGTTTTGTCCATTTGAAAAATCCAAAATTTTAAGAAACTTATTTTGTTACTGAATTTCTTGTGATTGCCATTTCAATTAAACACAGAAACTCAAGAGAACCAAAGGAAATGCAGATCTAATCTCTGCCAGAGATTAGCCTGTGATGCTTGGATTGGAATCCAAATGTCCCCACATATCAAGGCTATTCTGACTGAGATATTTGGTTCAGGACACCTAATATCTACCCATGTGACAGGTAGGGTCCACAATGTAGTCTCAAAAGGACAGAAGGCAGAGCTGTTTCCATCTATGTCCCAGAACTGTGGCATGTTTTCCCTAGATGTATACAACAGTATACTCTTTCAAGTGAGATTCAAGACTTTTTTGTTTCCATACTAGCTGTACTTTTTTTAAAGAGTTACATATGTTTGCTTATATGTGTCTTATGCATTTCCTGTACCTTTTCCCTGGTTGCCATCGGGCCATGTTGCTTTTTTCTTGATATTACTGTACTTATTTATTATATCATGTTGGCCCTTTGGGTATGGGGCACCtaacaaataaatatgtattAACTAATAAATTCCaattattataatttaatttGTGAAGGTACCACCAAAAACCATAAAATAACAGATTCACAGCTGGTAAATTAAATCGGTGGAGCCACCCCagcagttcacaccagctgaataTCTGGCCCAAAATTTGTAACAAATTTTAGAGAGCATACATTACTTACCAGTGTGCTGTTCTTGATTCAACTGCCATCTGATGTCATCTGGTGACAAGCACTCAAGCAGTCATGGTGGGTTATTGATAGTGGTGTCATTTCATAAAGGATAACATTAGTGACACAATAATAAGTGACCCTGGTAATCACTGACACTGGTGGTCTGTAGCGTGGGGATGAAAATGTGTATAGGTCAGGAATCTGAAGTAGGGAGCCACATTGCTTGTATTTCTCAGCCATtcttcatgtttatttttttattatattgaCCTTAAATGTTTTGGCTGGCTGCCTGTgtggctgcagagctgaaatATAGAGTGACATGACAACAGTTCCTTCAAGGACCTTGAAGATGGGATTTTTCTCTATCATTCCATAGTATCCATTGATACctatggagttattccagatttataccagtgtaacaaagaaaataatttactTCTATATAgttctatatatattttaattattaggCTAGTATTAATATTTTCAGGTTTGCAGATgtgaataaaataaagcaaatactTATGTTGAACTGGTATTGAAGAATCAAAGATGTGGTGGTAGTGTACTTGCTATCTTCACTGTTCATACCTACAACCTCCTTGCCTTTCATGATCACCAGGTGCACCCTCCCAGCATTCCATGATAACCATTCTTGTCCTATTTACATACCAGTATGAACTTTTAGTAATTCAACTGCTTTAATGGAGCTCTATCAGATTCACACTAGTATTAACTGGCAGCAGAATCCAGCCTATTGCCTGCAAACTTTTGGTGGCAAATGAACATTATACAGCAACTGCAGAATAAACCAGTTCCTAATATCTGTCATCTGACTGAGGCAATTAGTATTTTTTCAGACATGATGCATTTGCTGGGAATATATATCTATGTTGATATAGATATAGATCCACAGCAAATCATCATGACTGAAAAAATACTGATatctgtatatatttatatatctatatttatctctctctatataaagAGGAGTGTATGACACTTTCAAGTCCAATGAGTTTAAAATGAGATCAGGGATTCTGTTTTGAATCAGCAACATACACATCACATCATCTCTTTGTGATGTTGCTCAGCTCCATTCTTCATATTACTGGCTAGAGGACTGAAATATGCCACATAAAATGACAAATAATCCCAGGAAATTGATATACACAATGCTCATTGAAGTTTTCCAGGATGATCAGCCCTCTGAATCCTTGAATCCCCTGTCTGCTCATGCAAAGGAAACAGGTAGGCAGAGCAGATGGGCAATGTTCAAACCCAAAATATCAAACAAGCTGAACTTTAGGGTTCACTTCTCTCCTCCCACGCcttccctttgctttctttctctaACTGATCAGGCATAATTTAATATTTCCATCAGTATCTGTAAAATAAGTCTGAATATTTACAGCCCAACTGATTTGCTGCTTCTTCCTGCTGCTATTGGCTTCTTTACTGCAGATGCAGCTCCCACAGCAAACCTATATTCTGAAGGTAAATAAGTACCAAACAATGAACAGTTCTAAATATTCCATTTAAGAATGTCTGGCTTAAAGAAACACATCTATTTTGAAATGCAGGCCCCCTCCTTCCCTAACCCCAGAGCATCTACATCAGGAAGATGCTGGCTGCTTCCATGTGTGACAAAAGAAGAAAATGTCTGTGCGCCAGAACTTCTTTTCCAGGAGACAATGAGAGGAGGATTAGTCTGACCTTGGAAAAGAAAGAACTCTAAGGGCAAGATCCTCTGCTGGGATAAAGTAGTGTAACACCACTGAATTCCATACCAGTTTCTAGAGCACTATGTTCCCTAAGCCCAGTCAAAGAAGTGTGGAGATGGCTAAACTCGTCTTCAGAAAGAAGAACATTCTGAGTTAGATTTGCCATCATTTTTAGCTGAATttccaactgaaatcagtgggaaattcTCCTTAAAAATTGACAGTATGATGTGGGTCACTCAGGCTTCCAGTGCCCACCCTCGAGCATATTAGAAATGAGAGGGAGACAAGATAGGTCTGATGAAGGAAAGAACTAAAGCCCCGGCCCTGCaaacatgcacatgcttaattttactactGTGAGTGATGCCATCAGTGAACACAATgggtgaattcaatgggactactcggtAGCAAGTTAAGTATGTTCgtgcttgcaggattgaggctttAGGAATAGCGTTCCCATTGGCGGTTGCATAGAACACTCCGGCTGGATCTGATTCACTGAGGTCTAGGATTCGGGTGGGACATATATGTAAATTCAATGTAATTGTGAAAATATTCGTATAGTAAGTAAATGAAGGCTTCCAAAGTAACTTAAATATTTAGAAAACAAGGCTACAAAGAGTTCACTTGGCCAGCAAAGGGGAGTTGAACATGCTTAAAGAAATGTACTTTATTGCTttggttctcaatcagggatcTGAGGCCCCTATGGGGTCCACGAGCAGGTGTCAGGGGTCCGCCAAAATAAACTAGACAGTAGGGCTGGGGTTAGAGtttctggggcccagggcagaaagctcaAGCACCgctgtgcagggctgaagccaaaacctgagcatcttagctttgtggggccttCTGTGACATTGtgcctgggcaattgcccccccAATGCCAttcctggcttttaatctactggatatgcagaaaaacagttgttgtggcataggtgggctgtggagtttttatagcatgttgggtgggcctcaaaaagaaaaaaaggttcagAACCCCTGCTATATTGTAAAAGAGTGTTATACTAAGTTTGGAATTGCACAAGTTCCAGAACTTTTTTTATGCACACTGACTGATTTTTAGGTAAATCTGAGTTCAGTCTGAAACCTAAAATCCTCACTAGCATATTTGCCCCATCTGGTGTTTTTACTGTTTTGATGATTTTCTGCTTATGTGGCTTGTTTTTTAGGTCAGTCAAACACACCATTTTCTCTTCCCAGTGGTTAAGAAATTTATGTTGTTGCTTCCAAGAGACTGAAAACCTGGACTAAGACAGATCTTTACTCTACCTGCCATAGATTAGCTGGGTACCACAGAGAGCAAAAGTTGATGGTACTGTACATCTGTGCATTCAACGTTTAGTGGCACTTAGCCACGAGTCTGTTTTCTGCATGACCAACTGACTAATTACCATACTTGGCCTTTTCCAGTCTCTTCAATTAATGCAATGCACAATTGCACAGAGCAGCAGAGTCACCCATACAGAACAGAATCTGGGCCAGAATTAGGCTCTAAGTCCCAAAAGCACCTGTTACAAATACAAAGAATCCAGATGGTCTGGTCTTTGTGGGAAAGTGTCAAGGATTGACTTATCTGTCTTTCTTACTTTTAGTTTAAGGTCATAAACATGATCCTTTAGAAGCAGAAAGCCAAACAAATTCAGAGAAAAAACCCCACCAACTAGGTAGGATTCATGGAGAAAACCCTCAATTTGTTTAGCTAAatctttatagtccagtgaagCTCATTGTTATCACTTTGTAAGTGTTCAAATGGGATCTGCCTATGATTATAAGGGAGGCTTCGCATTATTAGATGGATTTATTTAAACACAAATGTAAATCATAAAACTGTGAATTATTTAGTGATTATAAATTCCAAATTTTATAAATTTAAACTTAAGGCTCCAATAAACTattttgttctggttttgttAGAAACACTGGAAAATACATAATATTGCTCTGCTTTAGGTCTGCTTGTTATGATTATCATTTATTTCAAGTTACAACAGTGGTATTATTGAATGTTGATTTCCTTTCCAGTAAAGAACTGCTGCAtgccattttgttttctgtaaaaacagaaaaaaataagaaaaacactTTTGAGATTAGTGCATTCATAATAAATATGATTTTCAGTGATATCATTTCATATTAATTGAGGCTGTGCATCCCTTATTACCTAAATAGCCGCATCAGTTGGAGGAAGCAATACAGGAACTAATGATGTGGAGCCAGCCCCTGGAAGCCATAGGAACACCTCCAGCAACAGATGATAGCAGTGGCACAGACCTATTTGCATCCTGGGAGTATGTACATAAGCCCACCTACAATGAAAGGCCTACACCCTtaactgagggagggggccaaaGAGACCAGAAAACAACTAATTCCAGGGGAGGAGACAATGGTGGCCTCCCTTTAGCCCTTTATCCTAGTGTTTAGGGTACTCtcacaggatgtgggagaccccggTTCAGTTCTATAGAAGGGGCATGGAATATTCTGTTATGGATCTTTTTCAATATCTCCTGTTGAAGATTTTCCACTTTGTATTAAATAGTTGAATAATAATTGGCCCAGCAAAAGAGCGAGAATGACTCTAGAgtgcagtggttagagctctCACCTGAAAGATGAGGAacacctgttcaaatcccttctcctcatggTGGAGAGAAGAGAGTTGAATTGGTGCCTCCCACATTCCATGTCAGTTCCCTAACCACTAAGCtgaaggttataagggaggctgCTGTCTCCCCATTATTGCAGTCTCTTATAGAACATTCCAGGGTAAGTATAAAGGAGGATTTGACATTGAAAGTGGAACACAGCTATCCCTGCACCCTCTCTCAGTTGTATAGCTGGAAGTATCCTATTACTGTATCTTGCCTCAGGATCAATCCTTAGTAAGAGAGTGGGACCCCTTTCTCAAAGAGACACTTGCAATAATGCTTTCTGAAAAATACGCATAACACTCCCAGGAATAAATCAGCAGTTTATTATATTTAAAGCAGATGGAAAGTCCTTGAGTTGGTTCCTACTGTGTCAAATCAACACAACATGTCATGAATATTTTCCTCTACAtactcaaagtcaatgggaccagcATCAGGACAAGTGTATACACAGATCACTGCACACTTTGCAAATAAATCTCCAGATCATATTCAGTCTTCAGGTCTGCTGAATATAGATTTGGCTGTATAACAGTACAATAAGCCTTTAATCTTATTGACTGAGGAGCTTTTATGAAAGATAGgttaacaattttttaaaatgaggtttCAAGTTTTGATAAGATcaagaatagggttgccaacttgcacaaaaccaaatacccctgccccaccccttctcctaaGCCCCACCACCACTCACTCCATCACCCCTCCCCTCATcgtttgctctcccccaccctcactcactttcactagcTCCGCATGACTCCCTGAAATGGCCAGCATGTCCTGTTCCTAGgcacagggggctctgcatgttgACTgtacccgcaggcaccacccccataGCTCTCATTGGTTGCGGTTCctggagcttccctgattgcccctccGCCTAAgggatgcagggacatgccggcggcttccaggagctgcgcagagccaaggcagggagcctgccttagtccactgcaccgccgactggacttttaatagcccggtcagcggtgctgaccagagctgctagGGTCCCTTTCCGACCGGGCATTCCGGTGGAAAACCGAACACCCGGCAATCCTAAAAGCTTTATTCAAGAAGCTCATTTAGCCAGCTCCTGTAACCCAAGATCATTCCAGGCAGTATTTTAGTGAAAGCTGATACTGGTTTGATTTGTGAAAGAGTTACTTATTTTCAGGTTGTCTCTCTCTATTTCCTGTACCATGCTGATTGTATGATAAAGAACTAAATCCAGGATAACTGGTTTCAAATACTGGCTCTATTTCTGTATTTCTCTGTGTCCTTGCCCCAGTTATGAGttctctgttttattttcctcCACAACCAACTATTGGTAAATAATACTTAGAAAACTTTATACAGCATTATAAAAGTAATAGATGTAAATTCCTGTATCTATTATCTTTTCAATTATCATATTATCAAATTTTTCCCCATGTAACTTTAGAAACACTTAAAGTAGCAACTTCCAGTATTAAAGGAGCACAAATGATCAGTTGTCAATAGTAGAcactgagtaaaattttcaatagTGCCTAAGAAGCCTAAGtcttattgactttcaatgaaacgTAGGCACTTAAAAATGTTATTCATTAATATCTACTCCTCCCCCTTTGTTTCCTAATTAAAGGATACTCTactacaggggttggcaacgttcggcacgcggcttgccagggtaagcaccctggcggactgggccagtttatttacctgctgacgcggcaggttcggccgatcgcggcacccactggccgcggttcgccgtcccgggccaatgggggcggcgagaagcggcgcgggcgagcgatgtgctggccgcggcttcccactgcccctattggcctgggacggcgaaccgcggccagtgggggccgcgatcggccgaacctgcagcgtcagcaggtaaataaactggcccggcccgccagggtgcttaccctggcgagccgcgtgccgaacgttgccgacccctgctctactatATATAAACtgttctcttcctccttccttaACAATTTCCTAGGTCCTCACA
The Emys orbicularis isolate rEmyOrb1 chromosome 1, rEmyOrb1.hap1, whole genome shotgun sequence DNA segment above includes these coding regions:
- the LOC135895689 gene encoding coiled-coil domain-containing protein 70-like; the encoded protein is MLELNDGMSSCFSLLHPSSHQMQRNQALWKENQFLQEENQVLREENKAFRVENKVFHNDNQALRAENKALSEDNKILQERKMDYFEEEKVLEKQEKALRKQNKALWEEIKALQEKEIAFQMEEKALQEETVALWEENKAFQAQIKALQKDEIALQEEEKALQNQGKALQEEKIALREENRALYEENKALQEEKKALDEENKALQEWNKVLHGEE